The proteins below are encoded in one region of Helianthus annuus cultivar XRQ/B chromosome 2, HanXRQr2.0-SUNRISE, whole genome shotgun sequence:
- the LOC110895393 gene encoding uncharacterized mitochondrial protein AtMg00810-like — MCHEFEVVMKSKFEMSAMDELSFFLGLQVEQKKDGIFIHQMKYVYDILTRFKIKDCTTFNTPICKNHNIGLDAESVEDVDPTLYRAMSASLMYLTTSRPDITFTVCMCATYQANPKESHMKAVKRILSYLKGKPKFGLWNPADSDLEFIAYSDSEFEGCRSTRKSTTGGCQFLGGRLVSWQCKKQACVSTSSCEAEYIAAEKYKNPKRFSTSLKFLAYGKWLYVEEMLPKGGSGVRI; from the exons ATGTGTCATGAATTTGAGGTGGTGATGAAGAgtaagtttgagatgagtgcaatggaTGAGTTATCATTCTTCTTGGGGTTGCAAGTTGAACAGAAGAAGGATGGGATCTTTATTCATCAAATGAAGTATGTTTATGACATTTTGACTCGTTTCAAGATAAAGGATTGCACAACTTTCAATACACCCATTTGTAAAAATCACAATATTGGTCTAGATGCTGAGAGTGTGGAGGATGTCGATCCAACTCTATATAGGGCCATGAGTGCATCGTTGATGTATCTTACTACTTCGAGACCAGACATTACGTTCACCGTATGTATGTGTGCTACATATCAAGCAAATCCGAAGGAGTCGCATATGAAGGCGGTGAAGCGAATTCTAAGTTACTTGAAGGGAAAACCTAAGTTTGGGTTATGGAACCCTGCTGATAGTGACTTGGAGTTTATTGCATACAGTGATTCAGAATTCGAAGGATGTAGATCAACCAGAAAATCTACCACAGGTGGTTGTCAATTCTTAGGGGGAAGACTTGTGTcatggcagtgtaagaaacaagcCTGCGTGTCTACGTCTtcgtgtgaagctgaatacattgctgcag aaaaatacaaaaatccaaaaagattttctacTTCTTTAAAATTCTTAGCGTACGGAAAATGGTTGTACGTGGAGGAAATGTTACCGAAAGGGGGATCTGGTGTTAGAATTTGA